The following DNA comes from Cryobacterium psychrophilum.
CGAGGAGGTGGCGCGCTGCGAGAGCTCCGCCGCGGGCGTCGTCATTCACCACCCGTGGGATGCCCGTCGCCTCGATCCAGCGCAGGCACAGAATGACGGGCATCCCGCTCTCGGCGAGAGAGCGCAGGATGGCGGCATCCCTACCGCGGGCGGAGGCGCAGATCAGCCCATCGATACCCCTGGCGCGCATCATGTCGATCGCATCGGAGAGCCGATCACCGTCGGCGTCGTCGGGAACCTCCGTGATCAGCAGGTGGTACCCGAGGCGTTCGAGCTCCCCGCTGATCCCGTGCAGCAGCTCGCCATAGATAGGGTTGCTGAAACTCGAGATCAGCACACCAATCGTGTTGCTCTGGCGTCGGCGGAGGCTGCTCGCCACGAGGTTGGGGTGGTAGCCCAGGGTCGCAGCAGCGAGAACTACGCGTTCCCGGGTAGCTGCCTTCACCTGGCCCCGCTTGCGCGGGTCCAGGCTTCGACTCACCGTCGACGCATGCACCCCAGCGAGCCGGGCGACATCAGCAGCGGTGGGAACGCGCTGTCGGGAAACCACGGAGTGCTCTAAGCCTTGGTGAACGGA
Coding sequences within:
- a CDS encoding LacI family DNA-binding transcriptional regulator yields the protein MVSRQRVPTAADVARLAGVHASTVSRSLDPRKRGQVKAATRERVVLAAATLGYHPNLVASSLRRRQSNTIGVLISSFSNPIYGELLHGISGELERLGYHLLITEVPDDADGDRLSDAIDMMRARGIDGLICASARGRDAAILRSLAESGMPVILCLRWIEATGIPRVVNDDARGGALAARHLLELGHERILEIAGPTDISTFAERARGFREVLAESPGSILYTTVRSATPSVEEGYRVMAGILASGAPFDASAVFAHNDLLAVGAIDALADVGIECPRQVSVVGYNDNPLTGHLQPGLTTIRLQIDRMGKEAARAVLAVVAERNPVEFVISLQPELIVRESTITPADARSTARVEQDLPLDPA